The segment TAATTCGATGTTTGGTGGCTTCGTTTATGGTGGGCCGTTCCAGTTCCTGCCCAAACAAATGGAGCAGGCGACGGCGGCGCGGGGAAGTTCGCGGAAACATCTTGAGCACGACCTGTGACACAAAAGATGGTTTCCGTTTGTGCTTTGATTGATGGAGTTTGAATGAAAAATCTTCGTGGGTGAAGGTGTCGTCTACCCCCAAAAATTTGAACACACGCTGAATGGTCGCCACCCGTTGATTTTCCAGATCCTGATTATCAAAAATAAGGATCCGATCTGCCGGGTAATACTTCAGAAATTGTTCCAGTTGCCAGTAATAGCGGGTGCAGTTGATCAACGGATTGTGATCAAGTTTTTCCAGGGTTGCTTCCATTGTCCGGGTTTCAAGCCCGGCTGAAATCTGGTGGATATAGTGCGAAACAATGCGCTCAATCGGGTGACGGACAATGTAGACCAGTTTGGCATCTGGAATGACCTGGTGCATCCGCTCAGGAACCCCAGGGAAATTTGGGTGTTTGGTGTAGTTAGGTGATGATTCCCCGCGAATCTCAGCCGGTTCAGGAAATTGCGCTTCATACCAGTCCAACCCGTTCGCCCAGCCTTTCGATTTGATAAAAAAGTTCAGTTCCTTCTGTTCAGACATAAAAATCTGAGGGTGAAGACTTAAGTAGCCGTGGAGACTGGTGGTTCCACATTTCATGGCCCCAATGATGACAAGGTTGGGAAGCATAGATTTTTGATTTTCTTCAGAGATGTGATAAGAGAGAACGTTCGAAACTGCCACAAATAACACACAAAGGATTTTCGGGCAATCTTTCCACCGGGAAAGTCAGGGAGAGGCTCGCTCTGTGATCGGCTCTCGTCGGTTGGTCGTGGCCCGAAGCACAAAATAGCTTATGCACATTGAACATCACCCACGACACTCCGGCTGGATCGAAGTCATTGCCGGAGGCATGTTTTCTGGAAAAACCGAAGCCCTGATTCACCGGCTCCGGCGTGCTCAGATCGCCCGATTAAGGGTCCAGACCTTCAAGCATGAAATTGACGAGCGCTATGCAACCTATCACATTGTCTCGCATAGCCAGCTTCGATTCGAGGCTGAAAATGTGACCCGATCCTTAGACATTTTGCCGATGGTCAAAGCTGAAACCGATGTGGTTGGCATTGATGAA is part of the Acidobacteriota bacterium genome and harbors:
- a CDS encoding sulfotransferase — encoded protein: MLPNLVIIGAMKCGTTSLHGYLSLHPQIFMSEQKELNFFIKSKGWANGLDWYEAQFPEPAEIRGESSPNYTKHPNFPGVPERMHQVIPDAKLVYIVRHPIERIVSHYIHQISAGLETRTMEATLEKLDHNPLINCTRYYWQLEQFLKYYPADRILIFDNQDLENQRVATIQRVFKFLGVDDTFTHEDFSFKLHQSKHKRKPSFVSQVVLKMFPRTSPRRRRLLHLFGQELERPTINEATKHRIMEYLHPDIEQLKAFTGLKFEDWKI